The DNA segment TCTGTAAGTTTGTAATATTGGAAGTCTGTTGTTCTGTAACTGCTTCTGCTGTTGAGTCTGTTCTACTTGAGAATCTCGGTTGACTTACAGGTTTTGTAACTTGCGAAGTTTGTAAGTCTGTAACGTTGGAAGTCTGTTGTTCTGTAAATTTATCTTCTACTTCACTCGGAGTTTCCAATAAACTTTCTGACTTTGTAATTTCCGAAGTCTGTAAGTCTGTAACATCGGCAGTCTGTTGTTCTGTTGCTGCTTCTAGTGTTGAGTCTGTTCTGCTTGAAGATTCCGATTGACTTACAGGCTTTGTAACTTCCGAAGTCTGTAAGTTTGTAATATTGGAAGTCTGTTGTTCTGTAATTTTATCTTCTGCTTCACCTGGATTTGCTGACAAACTATCGGACTTTGTAACTTCCGAAGTCTGTAAGTTTGACTCTCTGATTTTCTGCGTTTCTTCTTGAACGAGATCAGATAAACGACGGCGTGCCTTAGCCATGAGTATTCACCTCTCTTAAAAGCTCATCAGCAATACGCCGATAATCCCCTTCGGCTTCACGAGCCACTTTTCCCCGAACTTGAGTAATTGGTATGCCATCAAGAGCAGCTTGTTCATGAACAGCATAAGCCCTAACAAATCCGTTAAATGCAGGAATACCCCCTTGCATCAATGCTTGTTGAGCATCAAGCGCCTTACCTAAACTACGCGGATCAACACGGGTTAATAAAACTCGGAACTTAACTTTTGCTGGCATTATTGATGCTTGTACTGTTTCTATTAGCGCCTGAAGATCCATTGGGGCTGGCGGAGATGGCAGCACAACAAAATCAGCTGCATCGATAGTAATTTTCAGTGCATCAAAGTGGAGTGCTGGCGGAGTGTCCACGATAATAAAATCAAAGCCTTTTACCTTTTTAAGTTTTAACAACTCATTTGTATCCGTTTCCTTGGCTAGTTCAAAATCTCGCTCATTGCGCTCTGCCCACCAAGTAGCAGAACCTTGAGGATCTGCATCTACCAATAATACTTTTGATTTCTCAGCAAGGATGGCTGCTAGATTGACGCTAGTTGTCGTCTTAGCTGACCCTCCCTTTCCGTTCACAATAGCAATAATACGCACATCCTGACTCCGTAACTCTGTTAGTCTGTAACTTAGTAACTCTGTAAGTTTGTAAGTAACGAATATACTAACTTACAGAGTTTGTATGTCAATAGTACGTCATAGGGCGGACAAGACCAACTTGGTTTTTATCTGGCTGACCTCACCAACAGGGGATTCGGATCAGCAGGCATACAGGCTGTTATGGCTATAGCAGATCATTGTGTAAAGGAAAAACTTGCAACCGTCAACGCTGACCCAGAAGTAACCCAAGCATTGTTAAATCGATTTAACCGTGCTATGGCAGACTTGACGGTGGTGGTAGAGTATCTTGAGGAAGAAAATTAATATATTAGAAAATACAGTAACCTGTAGACTTAGGTATCGTCGTTAGGATTGGTACAGAGCGTATCCCAACTGCGGTTTCATCCCATAAATCTACTCTATAAAATGTGAATTAGCTCCAAATAAACTGAACTTATTGTCAGATAAAAACAATGAATATTGAACAGACTGTCTTAGAAGTTTCAGGAGTAGAAATCACCAAAACCCTCTTAGTAGATTTACAAAAACTCTCCTCTTACTCTGGAGAACCAATAGCCGCCGTCTATGCAGACAATCTACTCCGTACCATGCGCTCTTTACGCGATAAATTACCTTTTGACCCCTATACAGAAGTGGTAATGACACTGCATGATGCACTCTTCTTTGAAAACAGATGGATTGATTACAATGCCAATCAGTACAAGGGAGTTTGTGAATTACTTACGTCCCTAGTGAATCAAGAAACAATCAACAATTTCTCAGTTGAGTCAGCTATTTTAACTTTAGAAAACTTAGGTTTTGATCCCCTACCATTCGGTGTAAACCTTGACGATAACCTAGATACAGATGAAGATGAGTAATAACCCAGAATGGATGATAGTTCTAGTCCCGAAGAACAAGAGAAATTTTATTCAGTTAGTAATATTACAATCAAATTAATTCACCAAGTTTCTTTAGTACACTTAAAACCTGCTGAAATTCATTTTGTTTTTCTATTGATAAAGCATCAGACCGAGCATATTTTGGCTTTTCTGCCTGAACTAGCTTGACAAAAACAAACTCTCTACCGTTGATAAGTAACCCAAAAGTCGGTCGTTCAACATTGGGAGTGTCGAGCATATAAGCAAGTGCTTGAGGTAGTGCAGATATTACATCAAATTTAGTGCTTTTAGATTCAATAACAAGTATCCAAAGCCTTTTATTTACGACTAAAACATCAATACTACCTTTAACAATAACACTTTCATCAATAGCAGAAATTTCAGTAGAGGTTTCTGTTTCAATCTCGAAATTAGGTTGATAAAAACCAGCTAAATCAAGCAGTGGAGACAGTACAACCATCTTCACTACTTCTTCTGACATGGGACGGCGTTTAGTTAAGTTTAAATAATTACTTTTTACTCGTTCTAAAGATAATTGTTCGTTATCCGTTAGTAAGGGTAAATTTTCTGTCCATTCTGTGAAAAATTCAGTGTTGGGAACTAACTCCAACCCAAAATTTTCCTCTAGTTCGTAAAGACTGATATCCCGCGCTTGGATTGTTTGTACCATAATTAGTTGAAAATAAGGGATACATCAGTATTATACAGCAGTAAACAGGGTTGAAATCTCTTGGTATACAGGTTTGTGGCGATGCTGTCATTGCTTTAAATGCACCTCGGAATATGCAACTGGAACATACTGATAATTCTTTTGACTATTTATGTCCCGCGATTAATCAACCTCATTACAAACATCCGTCAGAAAATCAGATAGTTACTAATATATAAAGTCATGACAAACAATAATTGTGACACCCAGAACTAATCAACAAGCGGATCGCTTTGGCAACTAGACACCATCAAACCAAATCCGCCAACACACTACTCACCTTCAACTGGTGCTGCTGTCGATTGTCGTCATAAATCATCAACGTCTCCAACTTGATGTGCCGACTCATCTTCTGCACCTCCCGCACACTCTGCCCCGCATCCAACGCCGCCGTAATTGAACTGTGCCGAATGCGGTGCGGTGATAACGGCTTAGTAATATTCGCCTGTTTGGCCCGTGTTCTCACCATCTTGGCCAGCCCCGTATCTGATAAAGGATGCCCCGGCGTATTCTTATCTAACGCCACAAACAACGCATCTTTAGTTGATGCTAACCCCCGAAACACCAACCAATAACAAATTGCATCCCTAGTCTTGGGAGTCAAATCAATCGCCTCTCGCTGACTACCCCTGCCCTTACCCAAAACCATGAGTTTGCTATTTTGACGGTCAAAATCACCCATCTTTAATTTTCCAATCTCCCCCCGGCGCAGCGCATTATCCCAAAGCAAGCGCAGCAAAGCATAATCCCTGACTCCCTTCGCCGTTGTCCGATCGCAAGTCAAAAGAATCTGCTTAAATTCTTGGGGAGTAACACCAGTGGTATCTCGATATTTAATAACAGTCTCACCCTTGATATCCTCCAAGGTGTAACCACAAACCCCCAACACCCTACCTTGATGCACCAGCGCCCGTAGAGCTGCTAACCGTCGGTTAACCGTAGCCTCCGATAACCCCTGCTCAATCAGCTTGGCTTTGTACTTAACCACCCACCCCAAGGCTTGCGCCCCCGGCAGTGCCAAAAATCGTACCACCCATTCCGCAGTCGATTCCACCCCAAACATCCTGGCAAAAAAATCTTTAATGTCCCAGTCATAGGCCCTACGGGTGGACTGACTACGCTTCTGTGCCAACAACATCGCCAACACATCCGGTTGAGTCCACCAATCCATTACCGAAGGCAGAGTATCATTATTGACTTTTACGATGCGACCAGACATAAAAACTAGGTTACGATAATGTCCCTTTACGTAACCTTATATCCCAATTTGGGACACAAAGCCTAGCGTTTTTACCTGTTTGCCCCAAAGTTGATCTATCTGCCCCAAAAAACGCACGAACGCCTTCAATTGGGTCATCACTCCTTACTAGCCATTTCGGATATTCACAAATACTTTTACCGCTCTGTAAAAATCCATAACGTTCAGTAAATAGATTACGTTGTTCGTTTTTTCTGCGGTGCGCTCAAGTACCCTGTTCTAGCTACATATAATTTATTATATAGCTAGAACTACACAGAAGACGCAGATTCATGGGCAATCTTCCCCAGATGACGCTCGGTGAGGAAAAGTTATCCCTGCGATCGCCTACGCTGCACTGTATGACACTTAAATTTTCCAACTAATATTATCATACCCCAAGATAGACACATTTTGAAAAAGTTGCAGCACACTGGTAAGAGCCAATTCGACTTTTAAATGATGGTGTGCCAATGTGGTTAAAATACGGTGTAGATAAAGATGGCTATCTAGTATGTATTGAAGATGTCAGCAGTGGTAAAACTTTACTTAAGTGTCCTTATTGCCAGGGTGGTTTAATTGCTAAAAAAGGTAAAGTCAAAGAACATCATTTTGCCCATGATGACGAAACTTGTCACCCTGTAGCTAAAAGGGAATTTCCCACTGTACCACTATATGACAATTTTAATATTGAACTAGCTGGTAAAGATTTAAAGCAATTAAAACTGCTGTGGAGAGAATACGGAGCTAAAAATTATCCTATTAGTGGTGACTTAGTATTTCCTGGCTTATTGAAAGCTGGAGTATTAAGAAAAAACATATATTTAAAACCAACGGGTTATGAATTTAGTAATTTGGGGAAAATTCCTGTGGGAGCTTTAGATTTCCAGGGATTCAACGCAGTGCAAGAACCGCTAATACTGAAAAAACTGCTGAAATTAGAGTTAGCTTTGAAACACGCTCAACATAAAAATGCCATTGATTTGGAATACAGACTAACAGATTTAAAATTGTACTGCGCTCAACTTAAACGCATCTTATCTTGCATACTGTATTTTTTAGAAATTAAAACTAATATCGGCACTTTATACAAAATAGGAGTTACCACTAGACCCATTATCAAGCGAATAGCAGAGGTAGAAAGAGATTTAATTCCACACTACGGCACTGTTACTATTAAAGTATTGGATAGTTGGGCGCACAGGGGCAATGTAGAGTTATATTTTAAACACCGCTATCTAGAATTTAATCATCCCATTGGGAGTTTAACAGAGTATTACAAATTTAATGCAGAAAATATCAAAATTGTCTTAAGCGAGTTACAACAAATGCAACCTAAAGCACTTTCTCAAGAAGAAATAAAGATTCTTGAAGATAATTCAAGCTTAATCCAAATTGCTGTGTAGTGTTAGTACAACATCGTAGTAAATGCTTAAATGTCAAACAAAATTGCAAAAATTAGCAGACACAACTAAATCAAAAATAGATTGCATAAATATCAAAAGAAAAGGATAAAAATCAGAAATGGATATCAAGAGTGAAAACTATACTGGTTTTAAAAATTGGTCAAAGCAAGTTGCATCTTGGCCATGCGTTTCTCCTATAGTTTCGATTGACATTGACCAAGAACGTAGTTGCGTGTGGTTTAATGTAGGTGGCGAAAATCGTCATCTTGTTAGGTACGATATTTTTTCCAAGATGGGTGGTTGGGAAAGTGGTCATGAGGCTAATGCTGCTGCTAATCCATCAGCTTTCTCTCTAGAAGAAGCCAAAGATTTATATAATCTACTTATTACTGACAAGATGAATAATGAAGTTAAGTCAATTTTAACTCTTGTTGCACTTGCTAAGAAACATGAAAATAGTTCTCAAAATTTAATAAAATAGCAGAGATATTCTGCAAGTTAAAAATAATCAGCAGGTAATTTGCAAGGCAAGTATTTAAAATATTACCTAGTTTTGATTACTGGTTTGAAGTAAACGAATGCAGCTTTAATTTTCGGTGTTCTGAAGCTTTGTTAAATTATACAGTTTAGCTAACGCTTCTAGTTCTAGCTATAATAATTTTATTTAAAAGCTAGAACTAAAAGCGGAGTTACTAAAACGCTGAGTTGCATTTACAATTTACGATTTAGACCTTTTTCTAGGGAATGAAGATAAAAGCGCTCATTATGGAAATAACTCCAGATGATTATAAAGAATGTCCTCTTGGTTATTCTTGTACGAAATATGATGAAAAAAATGAATATGGTAGGCCAATATGGCATAAATGCCCAAATGCTGATTACTGTAAAGCCTTAACAGAGGCTTGGTATTTGCCTTTTGAAATTGACGAAGAAGGAATGACTGTCAAAATTGACTTACCTCATAATTATCATGAGGAAGTGTTTGACGAGTACATGAAATCATATGGTTGGGCTGAAGCGTGGGATTTTCCCTATTGTGTAGGTGGGCATTTTCACTTTTATACAGTTGGACATGAGTTGCTAGTAGTTAGAAATGAATTTGATTATGGCTTTGCTGTAGCTATTGATATGGAAAGAAGGCATGATGTCTGTAAGTTTTATAAATACATAATTGATGACCAGGGTTTTTGGTGGTTCCCTGGTGGTCATGGTAAACCGCCAAAATTTAAAGACTAACCTGTTAGATTGCCTTTTATTTTTTTTTAGCTTCATCATTTTTTTCTTTTGTTGGAGCATACCAATCTGGCTCACCAACAATAAACAACTCTGATTTACTACGAGTTAAAGCAACATACAATAGGTTTTTCTCTTGCTCCTCCTGCCAAGCGAGTTGATTTCTCCATTTCATAGGCACATCTTCAGGTTGATAAATAAAAATTCTCTCTGCCTCACCTCCTTTAAACTTGTGGATAGTAGATAAAGTTATCGGTGAATTTTCATCACTGAATATTTCATCAATATAGGATTTTAAATCTTCAACACTTGTAGCTTGTGCGTGAGACTGGTAAATAGCTAAAA comes from the Nostoc sp. NIES-3756 genome and includes:
- a CDS encoding ParA family protein, with the protein product MRIIAIVNGKGGSAKTTTSVNLAAILAEKSKVLLVDADPQGSATWWAERNERDFELAKETDTNELLKLKKVKGFDFIIVDTPPALHFDALKITIDAADFVVLPSPPAPMDLQALIETVQASIMPAKVKFRVLLTRVDPRSLGKALDAQQALMQGGIPAFNGFVRAYAVHEQAALDGIPITQVRGKVAREAEGDYRRIADELLREVNTHG
- a CDS encoding type I restriction endonuclease subunit R; translation: MVQTIQARDISLYELEENFGLELVPNTEFFTEWTENLPLLTDNEQLSLERVKSNYLNLTKRRPMSEEVVKMVVLSPLLDLAGFYQPNFEIETETSTEISAIDESVIVKGSIDVLVVNKRLWILVIESKSTKFDVISALPQALAYMLDTPNVERPTFGLLINGREFVFVKLVQAEKPKYARSDALSIEKQNEFQQVLSVLKKLGELI
- a CDS encoding tyrosine-type recombinase/integrase — translated: MSGRIVKVNNDTLPSVMDWWTQPDVLAMLLAQKRSQSTRRAYDWDIKDFFARMFGVESTAEWVVRFLALPGAQALGWVVKYKAKLIEQGLSEATVNRRLAALRALVHQGRVLGVCGYTLEDIKGETVIKYRDTTGVTPQEFKQILLTCDRTTAKGVRDYALLRLLWDNALRRGEIGKLKMGDFDRQNSKLMVLGKGRGSQREAIDLTPKTRDAICYWLVFRGLASTKDALFVALDKNTPGHPLSDTGLAKMVRTRAKQANITKPLSPHRIRHSSITAALDAGQSVREVQKMSRHIKLETLMIYDDNRQQHQLKVSSVLADLV
- a CDS encoding competence protein CoiA family protein — encoded protein: MWLKYGVDKDGYLVCIEDVSSGKTLLKCPYCQGGLIAKKGKVKEHHFAHDDETCHPVAKREFPTVPLYDNFNIELAGKDLKQLKLLWREYGAKNYPISGDLVFPGLLKAGVLRKNIYLKPTGYEFSNLGKIPVGALDFQGFNAVQEPLILKKLLKLELALKHAQHKNAIDLEYRLTDLKLYCAQLKRILSCILYFLEIKTNIGTLYKIGVTTRPIIKRIAEVERDLIPHYGTVTIKVLDSWAHRGNVELYFKHRYLEFNHPIGSLTEYYKFNAENIKIVLSELQQMQPKALSQEEIKILEDNSSLIQIAV